A DNA window from Parabacteroides johnsonii DSM 18315 contains the following coding sequences:
- a CDS encoding phosphatidylinositol-specific phospholipase C/glycerophosphodiester phosphodiesterase family protein: MKLKVIILLISLLSGSIEAQTIHYNAFSHNDYERPRPLFDALSFQFNCVEADLWLIDGELYVSHDSVAPNPDITFEKLYLLPLVERIKKNGGKVYPGSDRPFYLMVDCKTDGEAMYPVLKKKLEPYESLFCHEKDGKLQESAVLFYLSGRSPRKAIAAETNRFIFLDGTIEDLGKGIPAAQMPVISDNYSKYIGWKGQGEIPAEKLEKMREYIRQTHAEGKLFRWWGAPDTPLFKKFFIKEKVDLIGADNLKALSLILQNP; the protein is encoded by the coding sequence ATGAAACTAAAAGTAATTATTCTGCTTATCAGTCTGTTGTCCGGCTCTATCGAAGCCCAGACAATTCATTACAATGCTTTCTCACACAACGATTATGAACGTCCCCGTCCGCTATTCGATGCCCTTTCATTCCAATTCAATTGTGTGGAAGCGGATTTATGGCTAATCGACGGCGAGCTGTATGTGTCCCACGATTCGGTCGCCCCCAACCCGGATATCACATTCGAGAAACTGTATCTCTTGCCATTAGTCGAACGGATCAAAAAGAACGGGGGCAAAGTATATCCGGGCAGCGACCGCCCGTTTTACCTGATGGTTGATTGCAAGACAGACGGCGAAGCGATGTACCCCGTCTTGAAAAAGAAACTGGAGCCATACGAATCTCTTTTCTGTCATGAAAAGGACGGGAAACTGCAAGAAAGTGCCGTGTTGTTCTATCTGTCAGGGAGAAGTCCCCGTAAGGCTATTGCTGCTGAAACCAACCGATTTATCTTTCTGGACGGTACGATAGAAGATTTAGGGAAAGGTATTCCGGCCGCCCAAATGCCTGTCATTAGCGATAATTATTCCAAATACATCGGCTGGAAAGGCCAGGGAGAGATACCCGCCGAAAAGCTCGAAAAGATGCGCGAATATATCCGGCAAACCCATGCGGAAGGCAAACTATTCCGCTGGTGGGGTGCACCGGACACACCACTATTCAAAAAGTTCTTTATCAAAGAAAAAGTGGATCTGATCGGGGCCGACAACCTGAAAGCGTTGAGCTTGATTTTACAGAATCCCTAA
- a CDS encoding sugar-binding domain-containing protein, whose product MKNSIKLVALLLTAGFCSACTRQLPFDTRSRISLKGNWGLQLDTAGTGITPDWPAKPCTDSLFLPGTTDMGKKGTYNTDMTLTTSLSREYVFEGKALYTKQVDIPEEWDGTSVRLVMERTKPTTIWIDGKEVGANNDISTAQQYDLSSYLSPGTHTVAILVDNGKQAVPEKVYGSSHAYSASTQTNWNGIIGDFYLESAPLCGIDDVQLYPDVAKKAVTARVTLRNPDKGAGKGTLSFYAEAWNTDKQHKTPVQTIEVDWTKPEQEFELALGDKALLWSEFTPALYRLSVSLKTDQSVDTEQATFGLRDFKTKGRQFTMNGKVTFLRGKHDACVFPLIAHTAMDVETWRHYFQVAKQYGINHYRFHSWCPPEACFEAADIEGIYLQPELPVWGNIDIDDTELCDYLLKEGRNLHRAYSNHASFVMFGLGNEMSGEEGLAMLIQTFKKEDNRHIYASGSNNYLGFKGKQADEDYFTTCRVGREDDKQFNTHARASFSFADAYDGGYLNHTYPNSEMDFSSANALCDVPIISHETGQFQVYPNYEEIKKYTGVLKPRNFEIFKKRLEEAGMADQAHDFMMASGKWSALLYRADIEMNLRTPEWGGFQLLDLQDYPGQGSAYVGILDAFMESKGLITPEEWRHFCSEVVPLFCTEKFCWTNDEALTGEVEIANYSESDLHGKQLSWTLTDSKQQVLDKGVLPLQVKQGELAKVGTLKSTIASVRKAEKVTLALSIDGTPYRNDYSLWIYPADKEVAPSENICVTDDLDARLKYLAEGGKVLWFPSKDKHKEQTVGGLFQTDYWNYRMFRTICENLDRPVSPGTLGILTDPSHPALADFPTEFHTNWQWFPIIKQSYPMVLDRLSDDYRPIVQVIDNVERNHKLGLLFEFKIGNGKLLVCMSDLKAVQDCPEARQFYRSILEYMESPAFAPSYSLSAKDLQDLFTAKVKTGEMKKLFNISSYK is encoded by the coding sequence ATGAAAAATTCGATTAAACTTGTTGCCTTGTTGTTAACCGCCGGATTTTGTTCCGCTTGTACCCGACAACTGCCTTTCGATACCCGGAGTCGCATTTCCCTCAAGGGTAATTGGGGATTACAACTGGATACTGCCGGTACGGGGATTACTCCTGATTGGCCCGCAAAGCCCTGTACGGATTCTCTTTTCCTGCCCGGTACTACCGATATGGGAAAAAAAGGAACTTACAATACGGATATGACACTGACTACATCCCTTTCCAGGGAATATGTGTTTGAAGGAAAAGCGCTGTACACGAAACAGGTCGATATACCGGAAGAATGGGACGGAACATCCGTCCGCCTGGTGATGGAGCGCACGAAGCCCACGACGATCTGGATCGACGGAAAAGAGGTCGGGGCGAATAACGATATCTCTACGGCTCAACAATATGACCTGTCCTCTTATCTGTCTCCCGGAACCCATACCGTTGCTATTTTAGTCGATAACGGCAAGCAGGCCGTGCCGGAAAAGGTCTACGGCTCTTCACATGCTTATTCTGCTTCCACACAGACAAACTGGAATGGAATTATCGGTGATTTTTATCTGGAAAGCGCACCTCTTTGCGGGATCGATGACGTCCAGCTTTATCCGGATGTCGCGAAAAAAGCCGTGACAGCCAGAGTAACCCTTCGTAACCCGGACAAAGGGGCGGGAAAAGGCACATTGTCCTTTTATGCCGAAGCCTGGAATACGGATAAACAGCATAAGACACCCGTACAGACAATTGAAGTGGACTGGACGAAACCGGAACAGGAGTTCGAACTTGCGCTGGGGGATAAGGCTTTGCTTTGGAGCGAATTTACACCGGCTCTATACCGTCTCTCTGTCTCACTAAAAACAGATCAATCGGTCGATACGGAGCAGGCAACTTTCGGTTTGCGTGATTTCAAGACAAAAGGACGTCAGTTCACCATGAATGGCAAGGTTACGTTCCTGCGCGGAAAACATGACGCCTGCGTCTTCCCTCTGATTGCCCATACCGCAATGGATGTGGAGACCTGGCGGCACTATTTCCAGGTAGCGAAACAGTACGGCATCAACCATTATCGTTTCCACTCCTGGTGTCCTCCCGAAGCCTGTTTTGAGGCTGCCGACATCGAAGGCATTTACCTGCAACCGGAACTTCCTGTTTGGGGTAATATCGATATCGATGATACCGAATTATGCGATTATCTGTTGAAAGAAGGGCGGAACCTGCATCGGGCTTATAGCAATCATGCCTCTTTCGTGATGTTCGGATTAGGAAACGAGATGTCCGGCGAAGAAGGACTTGCCATGCTGATCCAGACCTTCAAAAAGGAGGATAACCGCCATATCTATGCTTCCGGTTCGAATAATTATTTAGGCTTTAAAGGAAAGCAGGCGGATGAAGATTATTTCACGACTTGCCGTGTCGGGCGTGAAGACGACAAGCAGTTCAACACCCATGCCCGTGCCTCTTTCTCATTTGCCGACGCTTATGACGGTGGGTATCTGAACCATACGTATCCGAATTCGGAGATGGATTTCTCCTCTGCCAATGCTTTGTGCGATGTTCCGATTATCAGCCACGAGACGGGGCAGTTCCAGGTATATCCGAATTATGAAGAGATAAAGAAATATACGGGTGTATTGAAGCCCCGCAATTTCGAAATCTTCAAGAAACGCTTGGAAGAGGCCGGTATGGCCGACCAAGCGCATGACTTTATGATGGCTTCCGGTAAATGGTCGGCTCTGTTGTACCGGGCGGATATCGAGATGAACCTGCGTACACCGGAATGGGGCGGTTTCCAGTTGCTCGATTTGCAGGATTATCCGGGACAAGGCTCGGCTTATGTCGGAATCTTGGATGCTTTTATGGAGAGTAAAGGGTTGATCACGCCGGAAGAATGGCGGCATTTCTGTTCGGAAGTGGTTCCTTTGTTCTGCACGGAGAAGTTTTGTTGGACGAATGATGAGGCGCTCACCGGAGAGGTAGAGATAGCCAATTATTCCGAAAGCGATTTGCATGGCAAACAACTGTCCTGGACATTGACCGACAGCAAACAACAGGTCTTGGACAAGGGTGTTTTACCTTTACAGGTCAAACAAGGAGAGCTGGCAAAGGTAGGCACATTGAAATCGACTATCGCTTCTGTCCGGAAGGCTGAAAAAGTCACGCTCGCCTTGTCGATAGACGGCACTCCTTACCGAAATGATTATTCCCTTTGGATTTATCCGGCAGATAAAGAGGTTGCACCGTCTGAAAACATTTGTGTGACGGATGATCTGGATGCCCGTCTGAAATACCTGGCGGAAGGCGGCAAAGTCCTTTGGTTCCCTTCGAAAGATAAACACAAGGAGCAAACGGTAGGCGGACTTTTCCAGACGGATTATTGGAATTACCGTATGTTCCGGACTATCTGCGAAAACTTAGACCGTCCTGTTTCTCCCGGTACATTGGGAATCTTGACTGATCCCAGCCACCCTGCATTGGCTGATTTCCCGACCGAGTTCCACACCAACTGGCAATGGTTCCCGATCATCAAGCAGAGCTACCCTATGGTCTTAGACCGTCTGTCCGACGATTACCGGCCGATCGTGCAGGTAATCGACAATGTCGAACGCAACCATAAATTGGGCTTGTTGTTCGAATTCAAGATAGGGAACGGCAAACTCTTAGTTTGTATGTCCGATCTGAAAGCCGTACAGGACTGCCCGGAAGCTCGGCAGTTCTATCGTAGCATTTTGGAATACATGGAATCCCCTGCTTTCGCACCGTCTTACTCCTTATCCGCTAAGGATTTGCAAGATCTGTTTACGGCTAAGGTGAAAACGGGCGAGATGAAGAAGTTATTCAATATTTCGTCTTATAAGTAG
- a CDS encoding trehalase family glycosidase, whose product MKLSYLSLILVLSCACGQPGQVKYPDIADAARTSFCVASDDTALVNIFDWAVSNSNQYVGEDSDPVGPWYEAALPNRQAFCMRDVSHQCIGEELNGHGRQNANMIGKFVENISESKDYCTYWEIDRNNLPAPADYVSDQDFWYNLNANFDVMNACYRLYLWTGNEVYINDPRFEEFFRLSANEYIDRWQLQADKIMERPGVMHEDDTRVDPKFKSFRGLPSYEESVRGLTVTGDLIATIYRGLKSYAQIQRLGGNEEAARHYESKAEEYARLYNAGWWNEETQNYYAYKLENENLKEGGCNVFPLWFGIVDKPERINRLLTILSEKETNVESMSYYPKIFYKYGRQDMGYPYLKELYANERRDYPEVASGVIEGIVCGLAGVDADVTANRITTLPRFTDATHWVSIENIPVFSGKISILHQSAGSSTFVNKSGKELIWRAMFPGNVAMISGMDAKHTNDELGNPFSYLDIVCKPGETKTAEACKYKPEEDEKFD is encoded by the coding sequence ATGAAATTATCATATTTATCTCTTATCCTTGTTTTAAGTTGTGCTTGCGGCCAGCCTGGGCAGGTGAAGTATCCTGATATAGCGGATGCAGCACGTACCTCATTTTGTGTGGCATCCGACGATACTGCTCTGGTGAATATATTCGATTGGGCCGTAAGTAATTCGAATCAGTATGTCGGGGAGGATTCCGATCCGGTCGGACCTTGGTATGAAGCGGCTTTGCCGAATCGCCAGGCTTTCTGCATGCGGGATGTCTCTCATCAATGTATAGGCGAGGAGCTGAACGGGCATGGCAGGCAAAATGCGAATATGATAGGTAAGTTTGTCGAGAATATTTCCGAGTCGAAGGACTATTGCACCTATTGGGAGATAGACAGGAATAACCTGCCGGCTCCGGCTGATTATGTCTCGGATCAGGATTTCTGGTATAACCTGAATGCGAACTTCGATGTGATGAACGCTTGTTACCGTTTGTACCTCTGGACAGGCAATGAAGTCTACATCAATGATCCCCGTTTTGAAGAGTTCTTCCGTTTATCGGCCAATGAATATATCGACAGATGGCAGTTGCAGGCGGATAAGATCATGGAACGTCCGGGAGTGATGCACGAAGACGATACACGTGTCGATCCGAAGTTCAAATCCTTCCGTGGGCTCCCTTCTTATGAGGAATCGGTTCGGGGATTGACGGTAACCGGCGATTTGATCGCTACGATCTACCGGGGATTGAAATCGTATGCACAGATTCAACGGCTGGGAGGAAATGAAGAGGCCGCCCGCCACTATGAGTCGAAGGCGGAAGAGTATGCACGCCTATATAATGCCGGTTGGTGGAATGAAGAGACTCAAAACTATTATGCCTATAAGTTGGAGAATGAAAACCTGAAAGAAGGCGGATGCAATGTTTTTCCTCTTTGGTTTGGTATCGTAGACAAACCGGAACGTATCAATCGTTTATTGACGATCCTGTCGGAGAAGGAGACAAACGTGGAAAGCATGTCTTACTATCCGAAGATCTTTTATAAATACGGCAGGCAGGATATGGGCTATCCTTATCTAAAGGAGCTTTATGCGAATGAACGCCGGGATTATCCCGAAGTAGCCAGCGGTGTGATTGAGGGAATTGTGTGTGGACTTGCCGGTGTAGATGCCGATGTCACGGCAAACCGTATTACCACTCTTCCGCGCTTTACGGATGCTACCCATTGGGTTTCGATAGAAAATATTCCTGTATTCTCAGGAAAAATATCTATCTTGCATCAATCTGCCGGAAGTAGCACCTTCGTGAACAAGTCCGGGAAAGAATTGATTTGGAGAGCCATGTTTCCGGGTAATGTCGCCATGATTAGCGGGATGGATGCCAAGCATACGAACGATGAACTGGGTAATCCGTTCAGTTATCTCGATATTGTTTGTAAACCGGGTGAAACGAAAACAGCTGAAGCATGTAAATATAAACCTGAAGAAGATGAAAAATTCGATTAA
- a CDS encoding RagB/SusD family nutrient uptake outer membrane protein, which yields MKIYKKSLLYGAFALTLCMAGGCNSNIDLEPEGIITADGYFKSAEDYEKALTALYERLNVESYDLWMDGVTDNGLVTHSWNRGYDLGRGIGSTASSFPADKWDKGYISVQRANNVINNIDKYQWPGGESDANRNQVLGEARTLRAYFYLDLVSIFGHIMFYTENPATVAESENVKQVQDPKEVFDFILDDLDKAIAGLPDKPSNKSKIGKPAARLLRARAAAYAAGYLNDKSYFQITLDETAQLVASAPQLADFDKLFVTGCEDLDEVILVRRYSLDATNSWGNWYNQSIGGYCVTTPVKALADAFEYVGERNETMPYLNKDPRFYQTIYAPGMEMRGKYFNTIPNNVIEKDGKTYFDPNKDYGALQDKEVSVGDVLAEGGGGEWNKTPTGLSWKKYFQEEETWTTYNSFIIFRYAEAYLLRAEALVETGGSTDEAKSLIKVIRDRAGNTNDIDKMVAEQYNGSLRDLIRNERRVELAQEGLRFADIRRWNILLDVMNKPIEGIEYRDFSSGTPKHTVLIPAERDAYTARDFWWPIPQAEIDLNPGRITQNEGWK from the coding sequence ATGAAAATATATAAGAAATCGTTGCTGTATGGGGCATTCGCTCTGACTCTTTGTATGGCAGGCGGTTGTAACAGTAATATTGATCTGGAGCCGGAAGGTATTATTACGGCGGACGGTTATTTCAAATCGGCAGAAGATTATGAGAAGGCGTTGACCGCCTTGTATGAGAGACTGAATGTCGAAAGTTATGATTTATGGATGGATGGCGTGACGGATAATGGTTTGGTTACGCATAGTTGGAATAGGGGATATGACTTGGGACGAGGCATCGGAAGTACGGCCTCTTCTTTCCCGGCCGACAAATGGGATAAAGGATATATTTCCGTCCAGCGTGCGAATAACGTAATCAACAATATCGATAAGTACCAGTGGCCGGGCGGGGAAAGCGATGCTAACCGGAACCAGGTTTTGGGTGAAGCTCGTACATTGCGTGCCTATTTTTATCTGGATTTGGTTTCTATCTTCGGACATATCATGTTTTATACCGAGAATCCGGCTACAGTAGCGGAAAGTGAAAACGTTAAGCAAGTACAGGACCCGAAAGAAGTGTTCGATTTTATCCTGGATGACCTGGACAAGGCAATTGCCGGATTACCGGACAAGCCAAGCAATAAATCGAAGATCGGAAAACCGGCTGCCCGCTTGCTTCGTGCACGTGCTGCCGCCTATGCCGCCGGGTATCTGAATGATAAGTCTTATTTCCAGATTACGTTGGATGAAACGGCCCAATTGGTTGCATCCGCTCCGCAGCTGGCCGATTTTGACAAGTTGTTTGTAACCGGTTGTGAAGATCTCGATGAAGTGATTCTGGTAAGACGCTATTCATTGGATGCGACGAATAGTTGGGGAAACTGGTATAACCAGTCTATTGGTGGTTATTGCGTGACGACTCCGGTGAAAGCATTGGCTGATGCTTTTGAATATGTGGGCGAGAGAAATGAAACTATGCCGTATCTGAATAAAGATCCCCGTTTTTATCAGACTATCTACGCTCCGGGTATGGAAATGCGCGGCAAGTATTTTAATACGATTCCGAACAATGTGATTGAAAAGGATGGCAAAACTTATTTTGATCCCAACAAGGATTACGGGGCTTTGCAAGACAAGGAAGTCAGCGTAGGTGATGTTTTGGCAGAAGGTGGCGGTGGAGAATGGAACAAGACGCCTACCGGCCTGTCTTGGAAAAAATACTTCCAGGAAGAAGAGACATGGACAACTTACAACTCGTTTATAATTTTCCGTTATGCGGAAGCTTATCTGTTGAGGGCGGAAGCGTTGGTGGAAACCGGAGGAAGTACGGACGAAGCCAAGTCTCTGATTAAAGTGATTCGTGACCGTGCCGGCAATACGAACGATATCGACAAAATGGTTGCCGAACAGTATAACGGCAGCCTCCGGGATCTGATCCGCAACGAAAGACGTGTGGAACTAGCACAGGAAGGGCTTCGTTTTGCCGATATCCGTCGCTGGAACATTTTGTTGGATGTGATGAACAAGCCGATCGAAGGTATCGAATATCGCGACTTTTCGAGCGGGACGCCTAAACATACCGTTTTGATTCCAGCGGAGAGAGATGCCTATACGGCAAGAGATTTCTGGTGGCCGATTCCGCAAGCAGAGATCGACTTGAACCCAGGTCGTATCACCCAGAACGAAGGTTGGAAATAA
- a CDS encoding TonB-dependent receptor has product MRITYMLLFAAIFCLHAENAISQKITLQGDNLSVKDYLNTIEKQTDYLFIYDAGVNVNKRISVNMVGKSIKEVLDNLSTQLGLNYSQKGSYIVLSSYKAKETSAPVVAQQKKTITGVVTDDLGEPIIGANVIEKGTTNGIITDIDGKFTLEVAPGAVVQVSYIGYNTQEVKVGNQSTLAIQLVEDTQALSEVVVVGYGVQRKVTTTGAVTKLEGDEINKMTVVNATKALQGLSPGITVVDRGGAPGSDDPEIYLRGVGTTGNAKPLVLVDGIEMSLSQIPSSEIENISVLKDAASASIYGSRAAHGVILVTTKRGKEGKVKLSYDGTIGFQDRAVRAEQVSAREYMTMVNEALVNSGGSIKYSEDDILATERGDDPYNHSYINWANEVYKPTYITQHTLNLTGGSEVGRYLVSFDYLDQPGLVENTEYQRYSYRVNTDLNIGKMLKVSSDVTYRHIDRLWPEALGSVQSDVWSMQPTSPVRYENGDYRLDKQNRNAISLMDLDVVGEDRYNMDVVYGQVKADFEPIKDLVFTGMASLNGSWDRRKIHYKNYKYYNEAGELVTQRNNPNSVKDERNNSYQMTLRFLANYKKRFGDDHDLALLYGMEQISYRNYYSMAQRKDLISDALPDVSLGSAGSQFAEGYPTKWGINSFFGRVNYGFKDKYLFEANIRTDGSSRFAKGHKWGVFPSFSAAWRISEEGFMKNLGFVDNLKLRASWGQTGNERIDAFMYLPQYNTSNVVMNGSLVSAVYQKKMANPDVTWETVEQTNIGLDFGFLNNTIYGELDWYSKDTKDILLALGIPHFIGLDAPEQNAGVVRNSGVEAMVGFRKTFGEFTFNTSFNLAYNKNEWIDRGGDDKNISGYNIQTIGSPLNAFYIYQADGLIANEQELEEYRAKYKSDPRGMSDLHAGDVKLVDTNNDGTIDPDDRQIFASNIPKFTYGWNISGEYKGFDLSLLFQGSSGANRMMYGEWIEGPSYEAFTGVHFRDRWTEENQNGNAEMPRLEAANNRNASTYNSFFLKKTNYLRLKNAQLGYTFSKGITDKLRITKLRLYVSGSNLLTFSSLYQGLDPEGKSDRINDFPPLKIVNFGVNIIF; this is encoded by the coding sequence ATGAGAATAACCTATATGTTATTATTTGCAGCCATTTTCTGCTTGCATGCAGAGAATGCGATATCGCAAAAGATCACCCTGCAGGGTGATAATCTTTCAGTGAAAGATTATTTGAATACTATTGAAAAGCAGACGGATTACCTTTTCATTTATGATGCCGGTGTAAATGTAAATAAAAGGATATCCGTTAATATGGTCGGTAAGTCCATTAAGGAAGTTTTGGATAATCTCTCTACCCAGTTGGGATTGAATTATTCCCAGAAGGGCTCTTATATTGTCTTGTCGAGTTACAAAGCAAAAGAAACATCCGCTCCGGTCGTTGCCCAGCAAAAGAAAACGATTACGGGTGTCGTTACGGATGACCTGGGCGAACCGATTATTGGCGCCAATGTGATTGAAAAAGGAACTACAAACGGTATTATCACCGATATCGATGGTAAGTTTACACTGGAAGTCGCTCCGGGTGCGGTCGTACAGGTATCCTATATCGGTTATAATACGCAAGAAGTAAAGGTTGGTAACCAGTCGACATTGGCTATCCAGTTGGTTGAAGATACCCAAGCATTGAGCGAGGTTGTTGTTGTCGGTTACGGTGTGCAGCGTAAAGTGACGACTACCGGTGCCGTTACAAAGCTGGAGGGTGATGAAATCAATAAAATGACAGTGGTAAATGCCACAAAAGCTTTGCAAGGGTTGAGCCCCGGTATTACGGTAGTCGACCGTGGCGGTGCTCCGGGTAGTGACGATCCTGAAATCTACTTGCGTGGTGTCGGAACGACTGGCAATGCGAAACCGCTGGTATTGGTGGACGGTATCGAAATGTCTTTAAGTCAGATTCCTTCTTCCGAAATCGAGAATATCTCCGTTTTAAAAGATGCTGCATCTGCTTCTATCTATGGCTCACGTGCTGCTCACGGTGTAATTCTGGTAACGACCAAACGTGGTAAGGAAGGTAAAGTGAAATTATCGTACGATGGTACGATCGGTTTCCAAGACCGGGCGGTAAGAGCCGAACAGGTTTCCGCACGCGAATATATGACGATGGTTAATGAAGCATTAGTCAATTCCGGCGGTTCGATCAAATATTCGGAAGATGATATTCTGGCAACGGAAAGAGGCGATGATCCGTATAATCATTCTTATATCAATTGGGCGAATGAGGTGTATAAACCTACTTATATCACACAGCATACATTGAACTTGACAGGTGGTAGCGAAGTCGGACGCTATTTGGTCTCATTTGACTATCTGGATCAGCCTGGATTGGTGGAAAATACGGAATATCAGCGTTATAGCTATCGTGTGAATACAGATTTGAATATTGGAAAGATGCTGAAAGTTAGCAGTGATGTGACATATCGACATATTGACCGCCTGTGGCCGGAAGCATTAGGTAGTGTACAGTCGGATGTATGGAGTATGCAACCCACATCACCGGTCAGATATGAAAACGGCGATTACCGTTTGGATAAGCAGAACAGAAATGCTATCTCCCTTATGGATTTGGATGTCGTAGGGGAAGACCGTTATAATATGGATGTGGTTTATGGACAGGTAAAAGCTGATTTCGAACCAATCAAGGATTTGGTGTTTACGGGTATGGCCTCTTTGAACGGTTCATGGGACAGAAGAAAGATCCATTATAAGAATTATAAATATTACAATGAAGCCGGGGAACTGGTTACACAGCGTAATAATCCAAACAGTGTGAAAGACGAACGTAATAATAGTTATCAGATGACACTACGTTTTTTGGCCAATTACAAAAAACGTTTCGGTGACGACCATGATTTGGCATTGCTTTACGGTATGGAACAAATCTCTTACCGCAACTACTATTCGATGGCTCAGCGTAAAGATTTGATCTCTGACGCTTTACCGGATGTCTCTTTAGGTTCGGCCGGTAGCCAGTTTGCGGAAGGATATCCGACAAAATGGGGTATCAATTCTTTCTTCGGACGTGTAAACTACGGTTTCAAGGATAAGTATTTATTTGAAGCGAATATCCGAACCGACGGTTCTTCCCGTTTTGCAAAAGGGCATAAGTGGGGTGTTTTCCCGTCTTTCTCTGCCGCATGGCGTATTTCGGAAGAAGGGTTTATGAAGAATCTGGGATTTGTGGATAATCTGAAACTGAGAGCATCCTGGGGACAGACCGGTAACGAACGTATTGATGCCTTCATGTATCTGCCTCAGTATAACACCTCGAATGTGGTCATGAACGGTAGCCTTGTTTCTGCGGTTTACCAGAAAAAGATGGCGAATCCGGATGTGACTTGGGAAACAGTGGAACAGACTAATATCGGTTTGGACTTTGGTTTCCTGAATAACACGATCTATGGTGAATTGGACTGGTATTCAAAAGATACGAAAGATATTTTGTTAGCACTGGGTATCCCTCATTTCATTGGTCTGGATGCTCCTGAACAAAATGCCGGAGTGGTTCGTAACTCAGGTGTAGAAGCTATGGTCGGTTTCCGTAAAACATTCGGAGAGTTTACATTCAACACCTCTTTCAACCTGGCTTATAACAAGAACGAATGGATCGATCGCGGTGGTGACGATAAGAATATCAGTGGTTATAATATCCAGACGATCGGTTCGCCTTTGAACGCTTTCTACATCTACCAGGCAGATGGTTTGATCGCGAACGAACAGGAATTGGAAGAATACCGTGCCAAATATAAATCGGACCCGCGTGGTATGTCTGATCTTCATGCTGGCGATGTGAAATTGGTCGATACGAATAACGATGGAACAATCGACCCGGACGACCGTCAGATTTTTGCCTCCAATATTCCTAAGTTCACATATGGATGGAATATCAGCGGCGAATATAAAGGTTTCGATCTGAGCTTGTTGTTCCAGGGATCAAGCGGTGCAAACCGAATGATGTACGGGGAATGGATCGAAGGACCGAGTTATGAAGCCTTCACCGGTGTACATTTCCGCGACAGATGGACGGAAGAGAACCAGAATGGAAATGCCGAAATGCCCCGTTTGGAGGCGGCTAACAACCGTAATGCATCTACCTATAATTCGTTCTTCCTGAAAAAGACAAACTATCTTCGTCTGAAGAACGCCCAGTTGGGTTATACCTTCTCGAAGGGTATCACGGACAAGCTGAGAATCACGAAGCTGAGATTGTATGTTTCTGGCTCGAACTTGCTTACATTCAGTAGCTTGTATCAAGGTCTGGACCCGGAAGGAAAGAGCGATAGAATTAATGACTTCCCTCCGTTGAAAATTGTGAACTTCGGTGTAAACATTATCTTTTAA